Proteins encoded by one window of Homo sapiens chromosome 6 genomic scaffold, GRCh38.p14 alternate locus group ALT_REF_LOCI_6 HSCHR6_MHC_QBL_CTG1:
- the LTA gene encoding lymphotoxin-alpha precursor (The RefSeq protein has 1 substitution compared to this genomic sequence), with the protein MTPPERLFLPRVCGTTLHLLLLGLLLVLLPGAQGLPGVGLTPSAAQTARQHPKMHLAHSTLKPAAHLIGDPSKQNSLLWRANTDRAFLQDGFSLSNNSLLVPTSGIYFVYSQVVFSGKAYSPKATSSPLYLAHEVQLFSSQYPFHVPLLSSQKMVYPGLQEPWLHSMYHGAAFQLTQGDQLSTHTDGIPHLVLSPSTVFFGAFAL; encoded by the exons ATGACACCACCTGAACGTCTCTTCCTCCCAAGGGTGCGTGGCACCACCCTACACCTCCTCCTTCTGGGGCTGCTGCTGGTTCTGCTGCCTGGGGCCCAG GGGCTCCCTGGTGTTGGCCTCACACCTTCAGCTGCCCAGACTGCCCGTCAGCACCCCAAGATGCATCTTGCCCACAGCACCCTCAAACCTGCTGCTCACCTCATTG GAGACCCCAGCAAGCAGAACTCACTGCTCTGGAGAGCAAACACGGACCGTGCCTTCCTCCAGGATGGTTTCTCCTTGAGCAACAATTCTCTCCTGGTCCCCACCAGTGGCATCTACTTCGTCTACTCCCAGGTGGTCTTCTCTGGGAAAGCCTACTCTCCCAAGGCCACCTCCTCCCCACTCTACCTGGCCCATGAGGTCCAGCTCTTCTCCTCCCAGTACCCCTTCCATGTGCCTCTCCTCAGCTCCCAGAAGATGGTGTATCCAGGGCTGCAGGAACCCTGGCTGCACTCGATGTACCACGGGGCTGCGTTCCAGCTCACCCAGGGAGACCAGCTATCCACCCACACAGATGGCATCCCCCACCTAGTCCTCAGCCCTAGTACTGTCTTCTTTGGAGCCTTCGCTCTGTAG
- the LTA gene encoding lymphotoxin-alpha isoform X1, whose product MTPPERLFLPRVRGTTLHLLLLGLLLVLLPGAQGLPGVGLTPSAAQTARQHPKMHLAHSTLKPAAHLIGDPSKQNSLLWRANTDRAFLQDGFSLSNNSLLVPTSGIYFVYSQVVFSGKAYSPKATSSPLYLAHEVQLFSSQYPFHVPLLSSQKMVYPGLQEPWLHSMYHGAAFQLTQGDQLSTHTDGIPHLVLSPSTVFFGAFAL is encoded by the exons ATGACACCACCTGAACGTCTCTTCCTCCCAAGGGTGCGTGGCACCACCCTACACCTCCTCCTTCTGGGGCTGCTGCTGGTTCTGCTGCCTGGGGCCCAG GGGCTCCCTGGTGTTGGCCTCACACCTTCAGCTGCCCAGACTGCCCGTCAGCACCCCAAGATGCATCTTGCCCACAGCACCCTCAAACCTGCTGCTCACCTCATTG GAGACCCCAGCAAGCAGAACTCACTGCTCTGGAGAGCAAACACGGACCGTGCCTTCCTCCAGGATGGTTTCTCCTTGAGCAACAATTCTCTCCTGGTCCCCACCAGTGGCATCTACTTCGTCTACTCCCAGGTGGTCTTCTCTGGGAAAGCCTACTCTCCCAAGGCCACCTCCTCCCCACTCTACCTGGCCCATGAGGTCCAGCTCTTCTCCTCCCAGTACCCCTTCCATGTGCCTCTCCTCAGCTCCCAGAAGATGGTGTATCCAGGGCTGCAGGAACCCTGGCTGCACTCGATGTACCACGGGGCTGCGTTCCAGCTCACCCAGGGAGACCAGCTATCCACCCACACAGATGGCATCCCCCACCTAGTCCTCAGCCCTAGTACTGTCTTCTTTGGAGCCTTCGCTCTGTAG